In Runella sp. SP2, the genomic window AAAACCTCAAACAAATGCTTGATACGGCTTACAACGAAATCAGGCTCCTCTCCCACAACCTCTTGCCAGAAGAGTTTGAAAAGCAAGGTTTGGCCGAAGCACTCAAGCACTTTGTACGTAAAATAAACCAAACCAAAGCCATTCAATTCGACCTCTCAATCGACCCAAAATTAGAACGGCTACCACCTAAAATTGAATTTGAACTCTACAGCATCTGCCTCGAACTCATCAATAACATCTTAAAACACTCAAAAGCCACTCAAGCTCAAATTAATTTATCAGCCCGCGCGGCGGACCGTTCCAATGGGGAGGTAAAATTGATTGTTTCCGACAACGGTATCGGCTTTTTTGAAAATGATTCTGACGGAAAAGGCATAAAAAACGTAAAAGCCCGCGTAGAAAGCCTCAATGGAACTTGGAAAATTGATTCAAAACAGGATGAAGGAACATCCTCCATCATCTCTATCCCTTTATAAATCAATGAAAAAGCTGCTAACTTTTATTCTCCTCACGAGCATTTCTTTGTGCAGTTGGGCGCAAAAGGAGGTTTTTCGTATTGATAGTATTCCTTCAAAAGGTATATTGCTTGACAAAGGGTGGAAATGGCACGCGGGAGACAATCCTGATTTTGCCAAACCTGATTTTGATGATTCAAAATGGGAGAACATTGACCCAAACACCGACATTTATAATATTCCCCAAAAAGTATATAATCAATCAGTAAGTTGGCTTAGAATCCATTTAGAATTTGATAGTTCCTTAGTTAATAAGCTTATTGTATTTCAAATAAATCAAAACATTGCATCTGAAATTTATTACAATGGAAATTTGATTAAAACCTATGGAAAAATTAGCAATAATTTTGATAAAATTATTGCTTTTAGAGCATTTTGTGAGGCTATTGAATATCAATGCAATACTAATAAATTGGTCATATCTATACGTTTTTCTATTGAAAAAAAACTTCCCTACGTAAATAATCCGCCGATTTTAAAATGTTTTTCGCTTGTGGTAAACACACCTATTCATGCTCCTAAATTTGCTGTGTTTAGTAAAAGATATGAGAAGATTACAGCCTTAGAAGCAGGCATTTTTTTTATATTGGCTTTATTACATTTTAGGTTTTATATGATTTATAAAAAACAAAAAGCAAATATTTATATTTCAGTTGCAGTTGTAGCTATTTGTTTGGGTCAAATTATTTCTACAAATTTTTTATATGAAAGTGGCTTCTTAAAACCAATTGCTTATTTGACGTTTATGACTTTTATTTTACGAAACTCAATTTACATAACTTTTGCTTATGTAGCTGTTTACACAATCCATACAAATAAATTTAAGCCATCTTTTTGGTTTATTACTATTTATACTTCATTGAGTAGTATTTTTATATTGTTTTTTCACAAAATCGGGGTTATTTTTACCTTAATTTTTCCTCTTTTATTTATAACTGTTGAGATATTAAAACTTACAAATCGAATTAAAGGCAAAATCATATTGTCTGTGGGGTTAATTACATCTTCCATACTTTATCTTATTTACCTTA contains:
- a CDS encoding sensor histidine kinase, yielding MKKLLTFILLTSISLCSWAQKEVFRIDSIPSKGILLDKGWKWHAGDNPDFAKPDFDDSKWENIDPNTDIYNIPQKVYNQSVSWLRIHLEFDSSLVNKLIVFQINQNIASEIYYNGNLIKTYGKISNNFDKIIAFRAFCEAIEYQCNTNKLVISIRFSIEKKLPYVNNPPILKCFSLVVNTPIHAPKFAVFSKRYEKITALEAGIFFILALLHFRFYMIYKKQKANIYISVAVVAICLGQIISTNFLYESGFLKPIAYLTFMTFILRNSIYITFAYVAVYTIHTNKFKPSFWFITIYTSLSSIFILFFHKIGVIFTLIFPLLFITVEILKLTNRIKGKIILSVGLITSSILYLIYLIMVFNQFKGIQITENFYLLDLLFHLSVLIFPIAISIYLSNEYAGTSLKLENRLVELRKLSQEKQEALQKQNAELQAALLQGQTIERKRVAADLHDSLGSTMSSLIYTVNAIDIQKLDDDEKNVYQNLKQMLDTAYNEIRLLSHNLLPEEFEKQGLAEALKHFVRKINQSHSIRPLNRPKIGTATTQN